A genomic segment from Thermostichus lividus PCC 6715 encodes:
- a CDS encoding ABC transporter permease codes for MPNRLLHRGRMIIANILAIYRRELQSYFTAPFYYVIAGVFWLLSGLFFIVVMTTIINQVAQQDLLQQQFGAPSQAVDVPKLILESFLGLLGSISQVILPMLSMGLYTEERKRGTLELLATSPITNWSVATGKLLAVLTFYATLLLPLVVYQFVTLQSSTPPLSPWLILAGNGGLLLLAAAILALGMFLSSLTDSTILAAILGFAVLLILWTLDILAKNTGGTLSEVLTYLSPIEHFSTLTRGVFRTSSLVVFGSYIFLGIFLTAQSIDAFRYQRN; via the coding sequence ATGCCTAACCGCTTACTCCACCGTGGCCGTATGATCATCGCCAACATTTTGGCCATCTATCGCCGTGAGTTGCAAAGCTACTTCACCGCTCCCTTTTACTATGTAATTGCTGGCGTCTTCTGGCTGCTGAGCGGCCTCTTTTTCATTGTGGTGATGACCACCATCATTAACCAAGTGGCGCAGCAGGACCTACTGCAACAACAATTTGGCGCACCCTCCCAAGCAGTGGATGTACCAAAATTAATTCTGGAAAGTTTTTTAGGGCTACTTGGCTCCATTTCCCAAGTGATTTTGCCCATGCTCTCGATGGGACTCTACACCGAAGAGCGTAAGCGCGGCACCCTTGAGCTATTGGCTACGTCCCCTATTACCAACTGGAGCGTAGCCACGGGCAAGCTCTTGGCGGTATTGACCTTTTATGCCACCCTGTTGCTTCCCCTTGTGGTCTATCAGTTTGTGACCCTGCAAAGTAGTACTCCCCCCCTCTCGCCGTGGCTAATTCTTGCCGGGAATGGTGGCTTGCTCCTGTTGGCAGCGGCCATTTTAGCCTTGGGAATGTTTTTATCCTCCCTCACCGACAGCACCATTTTGGCCGCTATTCTTGGCTTTGCTGTGTTACTGATCCTCTGGACTCTAGATATTTTGGCGAAGAATACCGGCGGCACCCTCAGTGAGGTGCTTACCTACCTCTCCCCCATCGAACATTTCTCAACCCTAACCCGCGGGGTTTTTCGCACGAGCAGCCTAGTAGTCTTTGGCAGCTATATCTTTTTAGGGATCTTCCTAACGGCACAGTCCATTGATGCATTTCGCTACCAACGGAATTAG